Proteins from a single region of Dysosmobacter acutus:
- a CDS encoding amidohydrolase family protein produces the protein MNDKLFALKGAIIHTPDPKRFTIVDDGYLVCQNGLVQGVYEKLPGEFKDIPVRDYTGKLIIPGMADMHIHAPQYGFRGLGMDLDLDSVWNTWFETYSLPEESHYADLEYADMAYDKFVGDLLKTTTTRLCIFGTIHRPATELLMDKLAEKGFAAYVGKLNMDRNSIEGLQETTEESLSETRKWLEETVNRHPYVKPMVTPRYTPSCTDTCMEGLQKLVEEFNVPVQSHLSEGLDEIEWVKELKPEIEFYGQAYDMYGMLGGGVPTVMAHCVYPTDAEFEMMSRRKNLWVAHCPQSNLHSSGSGAPIRRYLEAGVHVGLGCDMAGANTLNLFRAIADATTASKVYWAANERKGDPFAKKTYLSLSEAFYIATKGGSSFWGKAGSFEEGSLFDAVVIDDSSLADFNQRSVRQRLERVVQQSDDRHVAAKFINGRQVL, from the coding sequence ATGAACGACAAGTTGTTTGCCCTCAAGGGCGCCATCATCCACACCCCCGATCCCAAGCGCTTTACCATCGTCGACGACGGTTACCTGGTCTGTCAGAACGGCCTGGTGCAGGGCGTCTACGAAAAGCTGCCCGGGGAGTTCAAGGACATCCCGGTGCGGGACTACACCGGCAAGCTGATTATTCCCGGCATGGCGGACATGCATATCCACGCGCCCCAGTACGGGTTCCGGGGACTGGGCATGGACTTGGACCTGGACAGCGTGTGGAACACCTGGTTTGAGACCTACTCCCTGCCGGAGGAGAGCCACTACGCCGATCTTGAGTACGCCGACATGGCCTATGACAAGTTCGTGGGCGACCTGCTGAAGACCACCACCACCCGGCTGTGCATTTTCGGCACCATCCACCGGCCCGCCACGGAGCTGCTGATGGACAAGCTTGCCGAGAAGGGCTTTGCCGCCTATGTGGGCAAGCTGAACATGGACCGCAACTCCATCGAGGGCCTCCAGGAGACCACGGAGGAGAGCCTGTCCGAGACCCGGAAATGGCTGGAGGAGACGGTGAACCGCCATCCCTATGTCAAGCCCATGGTCACGCCCCGCTATACGCCCTCCTGCACCGATACGTGCATGGAGGGGCTGCAAAAGCTGGTGGAGGAGTTCAACGTGCCCGTTCAGTCCCATCTGTCCGAAGGGCTGGATGAGATCGAGTGGGTGAAGGAGCTCAAGCCGGAGATCGAATTCTATGGTCAGGCCTACGATATGTACGGCATGCTGGGCGGCGGTGTGCCCACGGTGATGGCCCACTGCGTCTATCCCACGGACGCGGAGTTTGAGATGATGAGCCGGCGGAAAAACCTGTGGGTGGCCCACTGCCCCCAGTCCAACCTCCACTCCAGCGGCTCCGGCGCGCCCATTCGCCGCTATCTGGAGGCCGGTGTCCATGTGGGTCTTGGCTGCGACATGGCCGGCGCCAACACGCTGAACCTGTTCCGCGCCATCGCCGACGCCACCACCGCCTCCAAGGTCTACTGGGCAGCCAACGAACGCAAGGGAGACCCCTTTGCCAAGAAGACCTATCTCTCCTTGTCCGAGGCCTTCTACATCGCCACCAAGGGCGGCTCCTCCTTCTGGGGCAAGGCCGGCAGCTTTGAAGAGGGAAGCCTCTTCGACGCGGTGGTCATCGACGACTCCTCCCTGGCGGATTTCAACCAGCGCTCCGTCCGCCAGCGTCTGGAGCGGGTGGTCCAGCAGTCCGACGACCGCCATGTGGCCGCCAAGTTTATCAACGGCCGTCAGGTGCTGTAA
- the metA gene encoding homoserine O-acetyltransferase MetA, giving the protein MPIRIPNQLPATATLTNENIFVMTETRAMTQDIRPLEILLLNLMPTKVDTETQLARVLGNTPLQIQLELIAPSGHVSKNTPEQHMLAFYKSFDEVRHRNFDGLIITGAPVENLPFEEVDYWPELCEIMEWSKTHVHSTLHICWGAQAGLYYHYGIPKIPLPQKLFGVFLHTVEDPNFILFRGFDDQFWVPHSRNTTVLREDVEQVPALKVLASSAEAGIYALKTDQGRQIFVMGHSEYDRDTLNREYLRDVAAGVPIQLPRHYFPQDDPARTPVVNWRSCANLLYSNWLNYFVYQTTPYDLSAMQQ; this is encoded by the coding sequence ATGCCCATCCGGATTCCCAATCAGCTGCCCGCCACGGCCACGCTGACCAACGAAAACATCTTTGTCATGACGGAGACCCGGGCCATGACCCAGGACATCCGTCCTCTGGAAATTCTGCTTTTGAACCTGATGCCCACCAAGGTGGACACGGAAACTCAGCTGGCCCGCGTATTGGGCAACACGCCCCTCCAGATCCAGCTGGAGCTGATCGCCCCCTCCGGCCATGTGTCCAAAAACACCCCGGAGCAGCACATGCTGGCCTTCTACAAGTCCTTTGACGAGGTGCGCCACCGCAATTTCGACGGCCTGATTATCACCGGCGCGCCGGTGGAAAACCTGCCCTTTGAGGAGGTGGACTACTGGCCGGAGCTGTGCGAAATCATGGAGTGGAGCAAGACCCACGTCCACTCCACGCTCCACATCTGCTGGGGAGCCCAGGCCGGGCTCTACTACCACTACGGCATACCCAAGATTCCGCTGCCGCAAAAGCTGTTTGGGGTGTTCCTTCACACGGTGGAGGATCCCAACTTCATCCTCTTCCGGGGGTTTGACGACCAGTTTTGGGTCCCTCACTCCCGCAACACCACAGTGCTCCGGGAGGATGTGGAGCAGGTCCCGGCGCTCAAGGTCCTGGCCTCCTCGGCGGAGGCGGGGATTTACGCCCTCAAGACCGACCAGGGCCGGCAGATTTTTGTCATGGGCCACTCGGAATACGACCGCGACACGCTGAATCGGGAGTATCTGCGGGACGTGGCGGCCGGGGTGCCCATCCAGCTTCCCCGGCACTACTTCCCCCAGGACGATCCCGCCCGGACGCCGGTGGTGAACTGGCGCTCCTGCGCCAACCTGCTCTACTCCAACTGGCTCAACTATTTTGTCTATCAGACCACGCCCTATGATCTTTCCGCGATGCAGCAATAA
- a CDS encoding BMP family protein, with protein sequence MKKVVSLILTLMMVLSLAACGGSGSGGSASGSGSSGSAGAGEYDAKVALCLVSPANDGAWSSYAYNAVMAAKELYNIDVKYTENVKPTDMEAVFTDYAAQGFDLIIGHSFSFGDAALAVAERYPDVSFAIIDGTVEADNVASYNLKTQESGYIQGVLAAAMSKTGKIGAVAGVEGPAIIKVAEAYKVGARAQNPDIEVMTAYTGSFDDAAKSKEAAQAMIDKGADIIMGGANQSNAGMIKACEEAGVYCMGELDQQSLAPQNVLLCNLSDIENLVAVAVKEVVEGTFSGGIHEYGYADNVLSLTDYGELDGEVPQEVKDLVTETMEKIKSGEIEVPRIEQITND encoded by the coding sequence ATGAAAAAAGTAGTATCTCTGATCCTGACCCTGATGATGGTGCTCTCCCTTGCCGCTTGCGGCGGCAGCGGCAGCGGCGGCAGCGCCTCCGGCTCCGGAAGCTCCGGTTCCGCGGGCGCCGGAGAATACGATGCCAAGGTGGCGCTGTGCCTGGTGAGTCCCGCCAATGACGGCGCGTGGAGCAGCTATGCCTACAACGCGGTGATGGCTGCCAAGGAGCTCTACAACATTGATGTGAAATATACGGAAAACGTGAAGCCCACTGATATGGAGGCCGTCTTCACCGACTACGCCGCCCAGGGCTTTGACCTGATTATCGGCCACAGCTTCTCCTTCGGCGACGCGGCCCTGGCCGTGGCCGAGCGCTACCCCGACGTGTCCTTTGCCATCATCGACGGCACGGTGGAAGCGGACAACGTGGCCTCCTACAACCTGAAGACCCAGGAGTCCGGCTACATTCAGGGCGTGCTGGCCGCCGCCATGAGCAAGACCGGCAAGATCGGCGCCGTGGCCGGCGTTGAGGGTCCCGCCATCATCAAGGTCGCGGAAGCCTACAAGGTGGGCGCCAGAGCCCAGAACCCCGACATCGAGGTGATGACCGCCTACACCGGTTCCTTTGACGACGCCGCCAAGTCCAAGGAGGCTGCCCAGGCCATGATCGACAAGGGCGCCGACATCATCATGGGCGGCGCCAACCAGAGCAACGCCGGCATGATCAAGGCCTGCGAAGAGGCGGGTGTCTACTGCATGGGCGAGCTGGACCAGCAGAGCCTGGCTCCTCAGAACGTGCTGCTGTGCAACCTGTCCGACATTGAGAACCTGGTGGCCGTGGCCGTGAAGGAAGTGGTGGAAGGCACCTTCTCCGGCGGTATCCACGAGTACGGCTACGCCGACAACGTGCTGAGCCTCACCGATTACGGCGAGTTGGACGGTGAGGTCCCCCAGGAGGTCAAGGACTTGGTCACCGAAACCATGGAAAAGATCAAGAGCGGCGAGATTGAAGTGCCCCGCATTGAGCAGATTACCAACGACTGA
- a CDS encoding ABC transporter permease produces the protein MKKNLLRLGLQTAAVLVVAVLLILVAGANPVEAGYYFVYGIFGNLNGFAEIMVKATPLIFVGLGVSVAFSTGFFNIGGEGQLYMGALVSAMIALWLPAPGFVRVILSVAASFVAGGIWAFIPAFLKNRMGISETVNTIMFNYIATMILGIAIRGFLQDPSDNLPQSARIGVEASLPALLPPTRLHLGFVIAVACALLLWFIMRRTTLGFELRISGSNRRSAFCTGIPVQRSLLLAAVISGGLAGMAGMSELLGVQRRLLENLSGGNGYTAILVALLARNHPLAVVAVSIGFAALQVGANTMQRQMGIPASIVSILTGFIVVMILSKEFVRIYREHKRQKVSVEQV, from the coding sequence GTGAAAAAGAACCTGCTGCGCCTGGGGCTTCAGACGGCGGCGGTGCTGGTGGTCGCAGTGCTGCTGATCCTTGTGGCCGGGGCAAATCCTGTGGAAGCGGGCTACTATTTTGTCTATGGCATCTTCGGAAACCTCAACGGCTTTGCGGAGATCATGGTCAAGGCCACGCCGCTGATCTTTGTGGGACTGGGTGTGTCCGTGGCCTTCAGCACCGGCTTTTTCAACATCGGCGGCGAGGGCCAGCTCTATATGGGCGCCCTGGTCTCCGCCATGATTGCCCTGTGGCTGCCCGCTCCCGGGTTTGTGCGGGTGATTTTGTCCGTTGCCGCCTCTTTTGTGGCCGGCGGCATCTGGGCGTTTATCCCCGCCTTTCTCAAAAACCGCATGGGCATCTCCGAGACGGTGAACACCATCATGTTCAACTACATCGCCACCATGATCCTGGGCATCGCCATTCGGGGCTTCCTCCAGGACCCTTCGGACAACCTGCCCCAGAGCGCCCGCATCGGTGTGGAGGCGTCCCTGCCCGCCCTGCTGCCGCCTACCCGGCTGCACCTTGGCTTTGTCATCGCCGTGGCCTGCGCGCTGCTGCTCTGGTTCATCATGCGGCGCACCACGCTGGGCTTTGAGCTGCGCATCAGCGGCAGCAACCGGCGCAGCGCCTTCTGCACCGGCATTCCCGTTCAGAGAAGCCTGCTGCTGGCCGCGGTCATCAGCGGCGGACTGGCCGGCATGGCCGGCATGAGCGAGCTTCTGGGCGTGCAGCGCCGCCTCCTTGAGAATCTCTCCGGAGGAAACGGATACACCGCCATCCTGGTGGCCCTGCTGGCCCGGAACCACCCGCTGGCCGTGGTGGCCGTATCCATCGGCTTTGCCGCGCTGCAGGTGGGCGCCAACACCATGCAGCGCCAGATGGGCATCCCGGCGTCCATCGTCTCCATCCTCACGGGCTTCATCGTGGTGATGATTCTCAGCAAGGAGTTTGTCAGGATCTACCGGGAGCATAAGCGGCAGAAAGTGAGTGTGGAACAGGTATGA
- the argJ gene encoding bifunctional glutamate N-acetyltransferase/amino-acid acetyltransferase ArgJ produces the protein MELISGGICAAKGFTANGVHCGIRKNRTKRDLTMIYSEVAASAAAVYTTNLVKGAPLYVTKKHIADGKAQALICNSGNANTCNADGIEVAEQMSVLTAQALHIKPEDVIVASTGVIGQPLDITPIAGGIPVLVEGLGDHSDLAAEGIMTTDTKRKELAVSFVAGGKTCKIGGIAKGSGMIHPNMATMLVFLTTDCAISPAMLQKALSTDIQSTFNMVSVDGDTSTNDMVTVMANGLAGNQEITAEGADFDAFMEALNTLTVYLCRCIAADGEGATKLLECKVTGARSESVAKVVAKGVICSSLTKAAMFGADANWGRVLCAIGYSGADVDVSKVEVSFSSPKGELLVCRDGAGVEFSEETAKEILLESEIDILIDLHDGECSATAWGCDLTYDYVKINGDYRT, from the coding sequence ATGGAACTCATCAGCGGAGGCATCTGCGCGGCCAAGGGCTTTACGGCCAACGGCGTACATTGCGGTATCCGGAAGAATCGGACCAAGCGGGACCTGACCATGATCTACAGCGAGGTGGCGGCCAGCGCGGCGGCGGTCTATACCACCAATCTGGTCAAGGGAGCGCCCCTCTATGTGACGAAAAAGCACATTGCCGACGGCAAGGCCCAGGCTCTGATCTGCAACAGCGGCAACGCCAACACCTGCAACGCCGACGGCATTGAAGTGGCGGAGCAGATGAGCGTGCTCACGGCCCAGGCGCTGCACATCAAGCCGGAGGACGTGATCGTGGCCTCCACCGGCGTCATTGGCCAGCCGCTGGACATTACGCCCATTGCCGGCGGCATTCCCGTCCTGGTGGAGGGGCTGGGAGACCACAGCGACCTGGCGGCGGAAGGCATTATGACCACCGACACCAAGCGCAAGGAGCTGGCGGTGAGCTTCGTCGCAGGGGGCAAGACCTGTAAGATCGGCGGCATCGCCAAGGGCTCCGGCATGATCCACCCCAATATGGCCACCATGCTGGTCTTCCTCACCACCGACTGCGCAATCAGTCCGGCCATGCTGCAAAAGGCGCTGTCCACCGATATCCAGAGCACCTTCAACATGGTCAGCGTGGACGGGGACACCTCCACCAACGACATGGTGACGGTAATGGCCAACGGCCTGGCCGGGAATCAGGAGATTACCGCCGAGGGAGCGGATTTTGACGCCTTCATGGAGGCGCTGAACACCCTGACCGTGTATTTGTGCCGCTGCATTGCCGCCGACGGCGAAGGGGCCACCAAGCTCTTAGAGTGCAAGGTCACCGGCGCCAGGAGTGAATCTGTCGCCAAGGTGGTGGCCAAAGGGGTGATCTGCTCCTCCCTGACCAAGGCCGCCATGTTCGGCGCCGACGCCAACTGGGGCCGTGTCCTCTGTGCCATCGGCTACAGCGGGGCAGATGTGGACGTTTCAAAGGTGGAGGTCAGCTTCTCCTCGCCCAAGGGCGAGCTCCTGGTGTGCAGAGATGGGGCCGGAGTGGAGTTCTCCGAGGAAACGGCCAAGGAGATTCTTCTTGAGAGCGAGATCGACATTCTCATCGACCTGCACGACGGAGAGTGTTCCGCCACGGCCTGGGGCTGCGACCTCACCTACGACTATGTGAAGATCAACGGCGATTACCGCACCTGA
- a CDS encoding ABC transporter ATP-binding protein encodes MELLKMKGITKEFPGVIANADVDLTVEEGQIHALLGENGAGKTTLMNILFGLYQADRGEIFWKGEPVRFRTPGEAILHGIGMVHQHFMLVRNMTVLQNIVLGLKPEGYPFLDTKKIAAQLSEVSQRYGLIVDVNKKIEQLSVGEQQRVEILKALYRNAKLLVLDEPTAVLTPQETRELFAILRSLKADGHSIILISHHLAEIMEVSDRITVLRDGRNVATVETGACTESQLSQMMIGRELHTDTVERTAMEPGEATLSIRGLSLSGSRGTPLLDGIDLEVRRGEIVGVAGVDGNGQGYLAETICGIRRQSGGSILYQGKDIAKSGIRERFRMGISYIPDDRHRDGLVLDADVKDNLLLRSYYAAPNAKHGIFQRRQIESSTAAAMEKYDVRAPGLSARVGNLSGGNQQKIILAREIGVEPQLLIAMQPTRGLDIGASEYVHEQLIACRNSGKSVLLISTDLEEIMKMSDRIAVIFSGKIMGVLKNTPDLSVETIGLLMGGHKLEEVRA; translated from the coding sequence ATGGAATTGTTGAAAATGAAGGGCATCACCAAGGAGTTTCCCGGTGTGATAGCCAATGCGGATGTGGATTTGACCGTGGAAGAGGGGCAGATCCACGCTCTGTTGGGAGAAAACGGCGCGGGCAAGACCACGCTGATGAACATTCTCTTCGGGCTGTATCAGGCGGACCGGGGGGAGATTTTCTGGAAAGGGGAGCCGGTGCGGTTCCGCACGCCGGGGGAGGCCATTCTCCACGGCATCGGCATGGTGCACCAGCACTTCATGCTGGTGCGGAACATGACGGTGCTGCAAAACATCGTCTTAGGACTCAAACCGGAGGGATATCCCTTCCTTGATACGAAAAAAATCGCGGCGCAGCTCAGTGAGGTTTCCCAGCGCTATGGGCTGATCGTGGATGTGAACAAGAAGATCGAGCAGCTGTCCGTGGGCGAGCAGCAGCGGGTGGAAATTCTCAAGGCACTCTACCGGAACGCCAAGCTCCTGGTATTAGACGAGCCCACCGCCGTGCTGACGCCTCAGGAGACCCGGGAGCTGTTCGCCATTTTGCGCTCATTGAAGGCGGACGGCCACAGCATCATCCTGATCTCCCACCACTTGGCGGAGATCATGGAGGTCAGCGACCGGATCACGGTGCTGCGGGACGGGCGGAACGTGGCCACGGTGGAGACCGGCGCGTGCACCGAGTCCCAGCTCTCCCAGATGATGATCGGCCGCGAGCTGCACACGGACACAGTGGAGCGTACGGCCATGGAGCCGGGGGAGGCCACTTTGAGCATCCGGGGTCTGAGCCTTTCCGGCAGTCGGGGCACGCCCCTTTTGGACGGCATTGACCTGGAGGTGCGCCGGGGAGAGATCGTGGGCGTGGCCGGTGTGGACGGAAACGGTCAGGGCTATCTGGCGGAAACCATCTGCGGCATCCGCCGCCAGAGCGGCGGGTCCATCCTCTACCAGGGAAAAGACATCGCCAAATCCGGCATCCGGGAGCGCTTCCGCATGGGCATCTCCTACATTCCTGACGACCGCCACCGGGACGGCCTGGTGCTGGACGCCGACGTTAAGGATAATCTGCTGCTGCGCAGCTACTACGCGGCGCCAAACGCAAAGCACGGCATCTTCCAGCGCCGCCAGATCGAATCCTCCACCGCCGCCGCCATGGAAAAGTACGACGTTCGCGCCCCGGGCCTCTCCGCCCGGGTGGGTAACCTCTCCGGCGGCAACCAGCAGAAGATCATTCTGGCCCGGGAGATCGGCGTGGAGCCGCAGCTGCTCATCGCCATGCAGCCCACCCGCGGACTGGACATCGGCGCCTCGGAGTACGTCCATGAGCAGCTGATCGCCTGCCGCAACAGCGGCAAGAGCGTGCTGCTGATCTCCACGGACCTGGAGGAGATCATGAAGATGTCCGACCGCATCGCCGTGATTTTTTCCGGCAAAATCATGGGTGTCCTAAAAAACACGCCGGATCTGAGCGTGGAGACCATCGGCCTTTTGATGGGCGGACACAAGTTAGAGGAGGTGCGCGCGTGA
- a CDS encoding ABC transporter permease, with protein MSEFLTIGFLTTFLSAAVRTAMPLMCAAIGEDVSEKAGIINVGIEAVMIGGAFFGFAGAYLTDSLLIGFLCGMLGGLLFSMLHAFLSIYMRQDQNVAGVALNLLATGITSYLFMLLVNAYGIPQIPTLSSIPIPGLCRIPLIGEALFNKDIVTYIVFLLIVAMIFFFRRTVWGMSLCSIGENPRAADTVGLPVYRIQYAAAAFNGIMGGLGGAYLLLGQLGVFYENITAGRGYIALAVVVFGKRNPLGIFLASLFFGAADALQFRMQALGITLPTQLFTGLPYLLTALSLLIVAKRNSDPAALGKPYIRTSR; from the coding sequence ATGAGTGAATTTTTGACCATTGGCTTTCTGACCACCTTCCTCTCCGCCGCCGTCCGTACGGCCATGCCGCTGATGTGCGCGGCCATCGGCGAGGACGTGTCGGAGAAGGCGGGCATCATCAACGTGGGCATTGAGGCGGTCATGATCGGCGGCGCGTTTTTTGGCTTTGCCGGCGCCTATCTCACCGACAGCCTGCTGATCGGCTTCCTCTGCGGCATGTTGGGCGGGCTTTTGTTCAGCATGCTCCACGCATTCCTCTCCATCTACATGCGCCAGGACCAGAATGTGGCCGGTGTGGCGCTGAACCTGCTGGCCACCGGCATCACAAGCTATCTCTTCATGCTGCTGGTCAACGCCTACGGCATTCCCCAGATCCCCACGCTCTCCAGCATCCCCATTCCCGGACTGTGCAGGATACCGCTCATCGGCGAGGCATTGTTCAACAAGGACATCGTCACCTACATCGTGTTTCTTTTGATCGTCGCCATGATCTTTTTCTTCCGGCGCACTGTGTGGGGCATGTCCCTTTGCTCCATCGGTGAAAATCCCCGGGCGGCGGATACGGTGGGCCTTCCCGTCTACCGCATCCAGTACGCCGCCGCGGCCTTCAACGGCATCATGGGCGGTCTGGGCGGCGCCTATCTGCTGTTAGGCCAGCTTGGCGTGTTCTATGAAAACATCACCGCAGGGCGGGGCTACATTGCCCTGGCCGTGGTGGTGTTTGGAAAGCGCAACCCCCTGGGCATTTTCCTGGCCTCCCTCTTTTTCGGCGCGGCGGACGCGCTGCAGTTCCGCATGCAGGCCCTGGGCATCACGCTGCCCACCCAGCTCTTCACCGGCCTGCCCTATCTGCTGACCGCCCTCTCGCTGCTGATCGTGGCAAAGCGCAACTCCGACCCCGCGGCCCTTGGCAAGCCTTATATCCGTACCTCCCGATAA
- a CDS encoding O-acetylhomoserine aminocarboxypropyltransferase/cysteine synthase family protein has translation MSYHLETKCVQGGYTPGNGEPRQIPIVQSTTFKYATSEDMGKLFDLEASGYFYTRLQNPTNDYVAAKIAELEGGTAAMLTSSGQAANFFALFNIASCGDHIVSSSSIYGGTFNLISVTMAKMGIDVTFVSPDPSEEELESAFRPNTKCVFGETIANPALTVLDIERFAAAAHAHGVPLIVDNTFATPVNCRPFEWGADIVTHSTTKYMDGHGAAVGGAIVDSGRFDWMAHAEKFPGLCTPDESYHGITYAEKFGKEGAFITKCTAQLMRDFGSIQSPQNAFYLNLGLESLHVRMARHCENGQAVAEFLAGHPKVASVSYCGLPGDKYYQTAQKYLPNGSCGVVSFELKGGREAAAAFMKELKLAAIETHVADARTCCLNPASSTHRQMSDEQLLQAGIPAGLVRMSCGLESASDLIGDIAQALDAVR, from the coding sequence ATGAGCTATCATCTCGAAACCAAATGCGTCCAGGGGGGCTACACCCCCGGAAACGGCGAACCCCGGCAGATCCCCATTGTACAGAGCACCACCTTCAAATACGCCACCTCCGAGGACATGGGCAAGCTCTTTGACCTGGAGGCCAGCGGCTATTTCTACACCCGGCTCCAAAATCCCACCAACGATTATGTGGCGGCCAAGATCGCGGAGCTGGAGGGCGGAACCGCGGCCATGCTGACCTCCTCCGGTCAGGCGGCCAACTTCTTCGCCCTTTTCAACATCGCCTCCTGCGGCGACCACATCGTCTCCTCCTCCAGCATCTATGGCGGCACCTTCAACCTGATCTCCGTCACCATGGCGAAAATGGGCATCGACGTGACCTTTGTCTCCCCCGACCCTTCGGAGGAGGAGCTGGAGTCTGCCTTCCGGCCCAACACCAAGTGCGTGTTCGGCGAGACCATTGCCAATCCGGCCCTGACGGTGCTGGACATTGAGCGGTTTGCCGCCGCTGCCCACGCCCACGGCGTGCCGCTGATCGTGGACAACACCTTTGCCACCCCCGTCAACTGCCGGCCCTTTGAGTGGGGCGCGGACATTGTCACCCACTCCACCACCAAATACATGGACGGCCACGGCGCGGCGGTTGGCGGCGCCATAGTGGACAGCGGCAGGTTCGACTGGATGGCCCACGCGGAGAAGTTCCCCGGGCTGTGCACGCCGGACGAGAGCTACCACGGCATCACCTATGCGGAGAAGTTCGGCAAGGAGGGCGCCTTCATCACCAAGTGCACCGCCCAGCTGATGCGGGACTTCGGTTCCATTCAGTCTCCCCAGAACGCGTTCTATCTGAATCTGGGCCTGGAGAGCCTCCACGTGCGCATGGCCCGTCACTGTGAAAACGGCCAGGCGGTGGCGGAGTTTTTGGCCGGCCACCCCAAGGTGGCCTCTGTCAGCTACTGCGGCCTTCCCGGTGACAAGTACTACCAGACGGCCCAAAAGTATCTTCCCAACGGCTCCTGCGGCGTGGTGTCCTTTGAGCTTAAGGGAGGCCGCGAGGCGGCGGCCGCCTTCATGAAGGAGCTGAAGTTAGCGGCCATTGAAACCCATGTGGCCGACGCCCGCACCTGCTGCCTGAATCCCGCCTCCTCCACCCACCGCCAGATGAGTGACGAACAGCTCCTCCAGGCGGGCATTCCCGCCGGCCTTGTGCGCATGTCCTGCGGCCTCGAAAGCGCCTCGGACCTCATCGGCGACATCGCCCAGGCCTTGGACGCCGTACGGTAA
- the argC gene encoding N-acetyl-gamma-glutamyl-phosphate reductase, with the protein MAKVFIDGRAGTTGLRIYERLASRGDIELLTLSEEERKDISCRARMLNSCDVAFLCLPDAASVEAVGLIENEDVVVLDTSTAHRTSPGWAYGFPELGGSFARGVEKGRRIAVPGCHASGFIALVQPLVEAGVIPADARLSCHSITGYSGGGKKMIAQYEADGRDALLDAPRQYGLTQQHKHLKEMQAVAGLDAAPIFCPIVSDFYSGMVVTVPLFARDLTAGKTAADVRACYQAKYAGPVVRYCPAADEEGFLSAGGLTGKDSMQITVCGNDERMTLIARYDNLGKGASGAAVECLNLVLGTDPTCGLEL; encoded by the coding sequence ATGGCAAAGGTATTTATTGACGGCAGAGCCGGCACCACCGGCCTTCGGATTTATGAGCGGCTGGCGAGCCGTGGGGACATTGAGCTGCTGACATTGTCGGAGGAGGAGCGCAAGGACATCTCCTGCCGCGCCCGGATGCTCAACAGCTGCGACGTGGCCTTTTTGTGCCTGCCGGACGCGGCCTCCGTGGAGGCGGTGGGACTGATTGAAAACGAGGACGTGGTGGTGCTGGACACCTCCACCGCCCACCGCACATCGCCTGGCTGGGCCTATGGCTTCCCGGAGTTGGGCGGCTCCTTTGCCCGGGGTGTGGAGAAGGGGCGACGGATCGCGGTACCCGGCTGCCATGCCAGCGGCTTCATCGCCCTGGTGCAGCCTCTGGTGGAGGCGGGAGTGATCCCGGCCGATGCCCGTTTGAGCTGCCACTCCATCACCGGATACAGCGGAGGCGGCAAAAAGATGATCGCCCAGTATGAGGCAGACGGGCGGGATGCGCTGTTAGACGCGCCCCGCCAGTATGGACTGACGCAGCAGCACAAGCATCTGAAGGAGATGCAGGCGGTGGCCGGGCTGGACGCTGCCCCCATTTTCTGCCCCATTGTGTCGGATTTCTACAGCGGCATGGTGGTGACAGTGCCCCTTTTTGCCCGGGACCTGACGGCGGGGAAAACGGCGGCGGACGTGAGGGCCTGCTATCAGGCGAAATACGCGGGGCCGGTGGTGCGCTACTGCCCGGCGGCGGACGAGGAGGGATTCCTCTCCGCGGGGGGCCTGACGGGCAAGGACTCCATGCAGATCACCGTCTGCGGAAACGACGAGCGGATGACGCTCATTGCCCGGTACGACAATTTGGGAAAAGGCGCTTCCGGCGCCGCGGTGGAATGCCTCAACCTGGTGTTGGGGACGGATCCCACCTGCGGCCTGGAGCTTTGA